Sequence from the Helianthus annuus cultivar XRQ/B chromosome 13, HanXRQr2.0-SUNRISE, whole genome shotgun sequence genome:
TGTCAAAGGTCACATGCTCATCATTCACTCGAAGTGTAATCTGCCCTGCAGCTACATCTACAATGGTCTGAGCAGTATTCAAGAACGGACGTCCGAGAATCAAAGGCACCCTAGAGTCCTCATCCATATCCAGGATAACAAAATCCACTGGAAACATAGACTTGTCAATCTTAACAAGCATATTCTCAACAAATCCACGTGGATACTTGATAGAACGATCTGCTAGTCGAATGCTCATACGTGTAGGCGACGACTCACCTAGATCAAACTTTGTAAAAACCTTATAGGGCATAAGGttgatactcgctcccaagtcagcgaatgcatggctaacagacatatTTCCAATCAAACAAGGAAGCGTGAAACTGCTAGGATCTCCCATTTTTGTGCGTAGACGATTTTGAAGAATGGCAGAGCAGCTTTCGTTCATCACAACACAGGACATATCCTTAAGCTTCTACTTATTCGAGAGGATGTCCTTCAAGAACTTTGCATACTtcggcatctgggccaaggcttcaacaaacggtatgtTTATATGAAGTTGCTTAAACatttcaaggaacttaccgtattgttcttcattcttctgTTTCTTCAGCTGGCCCGGATATGGTACcggaggagtgtaatctttgactaGCTTCTGGAcctgtgctgtacttgctgggcgcagcCTATCTTGCACCTCGTCCtgtgtgtcagtcgggaccttTTCAGTGATCGGTGGTGGGTCTGATATGTTAGGTCCTGTAGTCTTGCCACTCCTGGTCATAATCGCATTTACATGCCCGCGCGGATTTGGCTCTGTATTGCTCGGAAGACCACCTGGGGGTCTCTCCGACATCATCTTtaccagctgaccaacctgattctcgatattctgaatcgaggctttctgactcctcatttctccctcgttagctagaaaacgatcctctctttgttggtatcgtttttcagcCAACTGGTTTGCACTCGTGGAGCTAGaaagaagctgagccatcatttCCTCCAGCTTAGAACCTGATTGAGGGGCttgctgctgggagctactcccggCACCCTGATTCTGATATGAATATGGACGTGGCTGGTAAGGTTGGTTGTACTGCTGGAATTGCCGACCCTAAGCCTGCTGCGGCGCTGGAGCGCTGTGCGAATCCTAACGGGTTCTGATTACCCGtattcgctcgccacccaaaatttagATGATTTCTTCATCCCGGGTTGTATGTATTGTTGTAGGGATTGTTCTGCGGCCTCACCTGATTACTCACGAAATCTACTTCTTCTTGGCTCTCATATACAACTCCTTGAAAGCATGCaccaggctcgtgtgacactccacaCTGGTCACACCCTGAACTAGCCTGTACAGCTATCTGGGACTTGTCGAATTTCGCTGAAAGAGCTGAGATTTGTGTAGTAATGGCTGTGTAGTCATCCACAGCGTGAACTCCTgggcgagatgatgatgatgatgtccgGCTTCTATCTCCTGCTCGACGCGAGCCAGACTTCAACGCAGCTTTTACTATAATATCATATGCTTCGTTCGGCGTCTTTGTTCCTAGATCGCCTCCTACATTCATATCTAATCTCTCCTGCGTGTCATAACTAAGCCCTTGATAGAACGTCAAGACCAGATGTCTCTTGGAGAGGCCATGATGTggaacatcaatcaacaaatctttAAATCTCTCCCAGGCCGCGTGCAATGACTCTccctcgtcctggcgaaaggaaacaatccggtttCGTAGCTTGGTTgttttctcaggtggaaaatatttTTTCATAAACAGCTCCACCAACtcattccaggtcctgatggacccaactggaagtgacataagccaagctctaacTTTGTCACGCAACGAGAAAGGAAACTACCTCAACTGAATtgcatcctccgaaacacctgtaatcctaaatgtTGAACAAATAgcgagaaaagcagcgatatgtctcccgggatcctcatgctcacgcTCGTCAAACTGTACTGAATTTTGCGCCATGTTAATAATACTAGATCTAATTTCAAATGTAGGTGCATCTATagtaggctgaaggatactcggctccaggcctgctgCTCCGGGCTGATTCGATTCATTCAAAGGTTGCTCGTCGTCCGCCATGATGATGTGTCCTTCGTCGGCTGGGCCCTCGGCCTCAGCGGGTACCACCGGTTCCGTTTCACCAGCTGTGAGAAGCAGGCCAACCGCACGAGATCTTTCGCGAAGACGTCTCCTAAGATCACGCTCACGCTCGTCTGACGGCTCAACAACTTCTGGAGCGAGGGTTGAAAACATCAACCTGCAAACAAAAAatgacacaatgaatattttattaatataatgtttttttttgctgaaaagaaacagaatttaTGTAAATAGGGCTGAAAATTTTTATGAAAATCCGTAAATAGGCccaaaattttgtaaaaattaaaataactaaaataatcgaatcggctagtatgaaaacaatttttcggagccgaaaactcaaagaataaatgaataataagTTCGAATTCGAACAAATAAAAGGAATAAAAAAATTTACAAGCATATGAAATGAGCTTGAAAACGAATAAATcgaattaaaaacaagaaatactaacaaataaatcaacaaataaataatcacgaaaatatacacaaatactaacaagtatatacaccgataaaaCAATGACTCGGGTCATTCCTAAAGCTCGCCAAATTCCctggcagcggcgccaaaaacttgacgtgtgcgcGTATATACATGTTTTTGCAATGAATCTAACACAAgattcggttttaaatttataaaagtgatttatacttcaacattaaaacacacacgaaagggcaagtgtaccccgtcataaaTGTAGTAAAgcatcggtaagaaccaagtattgaTCCAAGGAagtgggcggagaaataatactagacctttatCATTAAATTACCGGTAGGAAGATAATTTGTGTGATTTTCtaaaaactaaagtaagcataaacaaagATGTAAAACAACATATTAGACTCCAAATAAGAAAATAAGTATATAGCCTTGCTTTACACataaccaaagcatgtcaactattTCCGGTTTTGTCACTAGAAACATTTGGTCAATTCTTCATTttcaagacaattagtatccctttcgggaatcccaacatgacaatcattcggaaagctaaaacataaacacactttaaccacctaagattgttctttaacgtgcaattgataaatgtctattaAAATCTCTTAacaataagttagtcatccgttaggagttttctatcctcacttaatcaaggaaagtgacaccaataaacacaatgcaaccaccgagacaagcataaactagattaaatcataaccgagttcattttacaaatcttgcacataaattcaccaagatagcaattttggcctaaactactaactaagctaacaattCATGACAAGAATTCATAAcgacaccatttaacccgttatGGCCCTTACGCATAggaaagctttcttgattaacaataattacattttattaaaccactaaccatttctagtatcatggtgcacaTATTTAAACTTGCTAAACTAGTTTAACTTGTTTGAAGTCTACTAGCatatgattaattaagcttcatctTTCAACTATCTCAACTAACCAAATACTAATCATCCAACATAATTACTTctaatcaagaaatcaacatcaataaacaaggttgcaaactaacatcaaagattaacatagaaaatgcttcaaagtgtcattacaaacataatcAACGTACTAATGGTTATAATGAAGCAAGGGATATAGTGTTTTTGCCCagaggcttacattaatacataataatcaatctcaatgcttgaaacataacaaaaatatgGAAAGATCTAAGAattcaaaccataaacaagcataagaatgagaatccggatagaAACGGAGCTAATCGGCACAacgtggcttgaatccgggtcaAAAGCAAAGCCTCCGGAGCCTGTGAAATTGCCTGATGAGCTCCAAAAAACCCAGAATAACGAACAGAATGTTACCGTCTGGTTTTTATAACATTTTGCgatcgcacggtcgtgccaataaagtgcacgaccgttcactttttcATTACGTTGCACCATACTTTTGTGACATCAGTAGAGTTGACCGGTCTTCGATCTCGCATGGTCGTGCCAATTGTTGCACGAGCGTGCATCTCCGGCTAGGGGTGCACGAACTCTTGAACGGGCAGTGCCTTCCCGGGTTGGGCTTTGTCATCAATTTTGCATGGGAGTGTCGCAAGTCGCACGAGCGTTCCACTCCGAGAAAGGCTTGCACCCCGGATCGCACTGGCGTGCACTACCGGGCTTGGTTATGTTGTCGGAACCGCACGGTCGTTCCTCtcatcgcacgaccgtgccaaacgcccaggaCAGAATTCTTAACAGAATgttcgcagctttgtcgtttcgtccggaaagtcctcgttttcactatcatcttgtttggtatgctgttttaggcctgtaaacaaaagtatacctgattaagtatccgaatgacggttttacgtccgaaaacgcataaaatggggataaaatgggggactaaaatatgtgtaaattagtgAATATCAGAAAGCGGATCTTTTTACCATCTTCATTTACCGGGGGGCCACGTTACATGTATAAGCATTACTAAGACACCTTAGCGATTTGCATGGTCCATGGCAACCCACAATACTTCATCACTTTCACATGCAATGTTAGGGGGCCTGAAATTATGAGATAAATGCAACGTGTTGGCCGCGTTAATTCATAAAATCGTCCTGACATCATAGCTCAAGTTTTCCAAATGAAGGTCAAagaatttataaaatttacaaaatAAGATAAAACATTTGGAGAAGTGGCAGCATGTAAGTTCTTATTTCTCAcattccaattttgtttcttttcttATAATCACCAAATGTCCCtatatttgtttcctttgcaGATTTATACACTATTGAGTTTCAAAAAGGGGATTACCGCACTGTGACACTTTAATCTGGGTCACGGCAGCCGACAGAATACGAGAGGCttctgttaggatctgagtttggattgattgtgatttgtgtttgaatgtagatgaacaaatgaaagagtagtgcatcagaatttaaatggaagcaaacttttcacaatcaaacagaagaaatgctttcaatcatacattttcaacacagaatcaaatgattaaatttatttttaaactctgattacaatgcatgtatgatatgcaaattccccctcagcccgagcttagtgtttgttcgtgcagaaagaagatggtgaaagagctaaatagaacagtacagagtactgttctatttataggcacttgcaaaccactgagcatctaagctgacgtcaccatgaaaatgacatctaacctcctaacaaaatctaacctctgatctatacagacactgctatgctaactactgatattacatttcaatagataaaacaaacataaactgctgctgcatccttccactgctgtaaacccagcagtacttgtcatgatcagcagtgcttgaaccaaggcagtagattgaccagcagagctttagttcttcaatcagtctttgtcttgagcagcagttgtaggtcagcagtttgcatggtcaacagataggaggtcagcagatgttgaaaccactttcaaggggagagacttgcaaccaaacatctgcttattttggatcgattactctgatccagttttggcattcattatctgttcctttggcagggttcaatcccaacaatctccccctggaacagataatgccaaaactcttcattattgtagatctttattgcctcattagcagttcccttatttgccctttgaattgtaattcaaaagttaaggcatctgtatcatcatcatccctgctaagtggaagatcaaggagatcctacaaatcttcaagactcaggccaagagcttgttcccttgttagtttCTTCACTTCGCCACCAGACCTGAACacagtcaatacgtgggtctgtttatcagttttccactttagtatttttgagtctgatgggtttcttgggagatttttatttgaagaggagtttggtgatgctggcctattcatgactgactgagcagtacttgcagattgttccagttcagattcttctttcatcattaacataattctctcttttacaaggtcattacTAGCAATtaaatcttgaactatttcagcacccaactggttttgaatccttcttttatagatggcagcaccagtgGGAGCAGTGGTTCTCttggcttgcagctttggtggtctttttgaaacctctgctttggaaTAGTCAGGttttttgtggagctgttggatctttcttcctgagctcctccaaccttttataggtggccctgaccctagcttctccccactttgacacagaattccttgacccataatcagcagtgattagctcctctttcattctcttcaactctagtgccttttcagcttcaaactgtttgaatttttcagggggagtctgctggacattatctttgatcatttcatgaatcctatctgcttcactttcaagctcaggaatggtccagtttctgtacatgtgtttctcccccttgtatttcttggttgccatgatgctttcaatgtagtctttacgaagagtttcatctgctctttctgaaatttgttgacataCATTCTTTGCAAATTGTTCTAAGGATCTGACTTGTGTGGGCAAGAATTGGTAATTCtgctgaatttctctatcagattttccttgagcatttctttttgagatatcctctgcttgtttagctttgactttcaaatattcttcaatattggtTGGTCttggatatccttcaactgatggcaaactccttttagcagggtcatcctcatagtaaaaatatttaatctcttctctgactgttatgagttcaagaggaaattggacacctgcaggaggtaaggacTTGTAAATTTGAGCTGAaaagagaggaatgggttttggaattgtgacaagtgcttgggattttgaagctgttggtggtggtgatggagaatcatcatctggtatgataacccttctcctttttattttaggagaagCAGATGATGTCTTGGTTGGAACAGTGGAGGTggtttgagtggcagtggtttgtgactgactaacagttgttgaaacaactggtgtttcaaccactgttgtcattacaacaggtgttttaacatctgctgtcttctgctttaagGTAGGAACTGATGGTGgagattttgtttttggtggtggtaaggcagtggtagtggtgtgtgttgaagtggtgtgtgttgaagtgagagcagttgttgtaacaactgtgGTACCAAcagatgttgatacaacaggagtttcagcaactgtttggatggaggtttgatgttggtagcttttggatggtggttttggagtatgctttggaagactggatggtgtggatttgggtttccttacttttctagtaagatttctttttggaacaggattttgatcatccttttcaccagaacaaccctgctcattcagctccatgaaagctctcttctcctcattccaccttgataaatcctttgtcgctctatccctttttacacttatgacaccatcatcaagtgcattctgggtaacatcaacctttttgctaccatctggcaagggaatatttctgagcattgcatccttttctggatcaatatacaacccattatcaatccctttccttgtccactccttaattttctccctctttttggcattatctgtggGGATTTCATCAATAAATAGGACTGTTGGTGGAGTAGTGCCAGTGGTTGCCAACAGATGGGCCTTGATAGCCTTGATGTCATCTTTTGTATCTTTGAACCTAGTCTCCATTGTATTTTTCAGATCTTCAACATGTTTTGCATGTTGCTGCTCAGCCAGTTgatgttgttgttggagaaaaggttgaaaaagattccagagctcatttgtagcatcTGCTGGTGgaagagcaggtgcttgaggtggaacaacagtggattgtaccatttggactgtcaacaactgatgcagcatttctttgatctcTGCAACAgtggtatccagtttttcaactttgtccgtcaattcctggtattttaaaccatcacccaatgtaatgggatcatctgatttcccactagcagtggttttatcagatgttgaggtagggagtgtactccaaacatcaacaactgatgcccctttttcttggtactggggtcttcttccttcaacacttgataattttttgatggaaccagtggttaatacaaactcactagcagataacagaggtgttatggaaggaattgcctccaaggaagtcttattgatgtaaccactgtccaaatgtaaacctgtaggttcaacacttgtagtggctgcttcacttagattaccaccaagagttacttgttactcaaggggtgtaaccttcCCAGGTTGTGTTGGttggttagcaaagattgatacatcaagcccagtcttTTGTTGAGGTgtattctcatgaacaggtgattgagaaggactggtttgtgctaggttcaaatcaattgcatccaacagtagtttggtgtttgggggaattagggatgtgaaggtaggtttagaaagcgaaattgccccgggtattgggctgtggatgacggaaacgagtgcttccagagcatcatgatgtggtgaccttgtttgtacaacctgttctttttgtgaagagacaggaggagtttcggctaaggtttgagatatttttactaactgctgtgaggaagtaacagcagtggtttgttgtgagttttgtgctgtcacaggcagttgctctggtatctcatcctccagagttgcctttttggtgggtttggggggggggtttgatttttctttttctgtggctttttggtgattttaggtgtgggtttcaaggcaggtgtttggctaccttgatcaccttgagcagtgggctcagcagcagatacctgaggagcagtgtttgctgctaaagtctagtcaggcacctctgcttgtgttttgcaaggtgttgacattcttgtaaatgtttcagcagttaagctgtttatctgaaaagagtcaccttgatttattaccgcaatatcatttttactgaattttttctcaaaataataactcaaaaatcttggaaacagtaaaaatgattttgtttcaacatttttaaccaaatcattgaagattacctgggaataattgaaattttcttcttgaagaatagcatatcccagattttgaatcttcaatggtatttcattaaaagaagtggttttatttgaaacacacataaggagggtatggaataaaaatcgtgttgcagaagggaagaaacctttttgtaaggtatccctcttcatcattatgtctgcataccctcgctcaatgaagtcaatttttaactcgtttttagggaaagaaagtttaccttcctgatcattgaGCTGAAAGACTTCTGAAATTGATTGCGGTGTTATTCGaactgctttcttctgcagagtagagttaatggctatgacatcttctccttgtttttcaagggtacaatttttccaaaactctctctgagtttgcaggtaaatgggtgcatcaacggttaacaaagttttgtactttgatgcgttgatcatatcgaggatggaatcaaatgtatcaATGTTTCCGGGTTTTGTGAGGagacccagaagattatgagaTAGTTTATGTGGGATttctgtggaggtagccttttgagaggcccctttggaatattttgcggatgatttcgattttgtcattttgaagatgagaatcgaagatgagattgtggagaaatttgatgaaatgtgatggaaactgctttgagaagagaatttttaagaattcaattcgacagtgaaaccctgtttgggctttgaaaaggggttttatggaggaaaagtgaatgctgacgttgcagcggttacaaaagatctgaccactatgtactgtccgcatgccatcccctggtaaAATAAAGGACAATACTTTTGAACAGTAcattttgtgaaaacaactggtgaagacagtagttgtaatggtaatggagaacagtggatgcttttaactatcagtagatagcccaacagtggatacaacactgattttgaacatcagggtttatcaaaggaaaatgagaacaggggatgactttcagcagtggacagacttttgaagtagaacagacttttgaacccatcagtggttatggcagacttttaggattttaatgaaaaattcatttttagcttatttttaaggatggatttttgattttctgaaaacattttaatgcttttattcatagaaaaacaggattttgcctgttattccatgtttagcatgccaatcctagagatcaagctttcaaaggtggatgtgtctaatgctttggttagcacatctgccagctgatccttagttggaacatgatgcagagaaatcaaacctttttcatagcaatccctcacaaagtgatatctgatgtcgatgtgtttggtggttgaatgggaaactggatttttgatgatattttctgctgcctggctgtccaacataagtggtgtcttcaaggcagtgataccaaaatccaataactgattttgaagccagagtagttgggctgtacagcttgcagcagctatgtattctgcctcagcagtggatgtggaaacagctgcttgctttttgctttgccaagacactaagcaattgcctgcaccctcctgaagtggacttccttgttttatcacatccagcaaagtcactatctgaaaaacctgaaagctcaattttaccatcagctggataccagataccaagtgtgggagcacctttgaggtatctgaatatcctttttacagcaataaggtttgactttctaagggctaattgggatcttgcacaaacacatgttgcaaacatgatgtctggtctagatgcagttaggtacaataaggacccaatcatgcttctatataaggtctgatcaaccaaatcatccttttcttcagacatgaccaatttattggttgcaatgggtgtactacatggcttacaatcatccatatcaaatttctttaaaagttctttggcatatttgccttgatggatgaaagtaccattttgcagctgccttacttggagaccaagaaagcactggagttcacccattgcactcatttcaaactcagctgtcatgagttgcctgaaatcttcacacattttattgcatgtgcttccaaaaatgatgtcatccacataaatctggacaatcatcaaatcctttcctctccattttaaaaacagtgttttatcaatcctgcctctggtgaaaccaatggaaagtaaaaaggtggacagagtttcataccaggctcttggtgcttgtttcaggccataccaagctttatttagcttgtagacatgatctggattaaatggatcctcaaagcctggaggttgacaaacataaacctcctcttgaatcttaccatagaggaatgcacatttgatatccatttgatacaccttgatgttgtggttgacagcaaaggccagaaagagtctgatagcttcaagtcttgctacaggggcaaatgtttcatcataatcaatgccctcttcttgtctgaaaccttgaaccacaagcctggctttattcttgacaacaatacccctttcatcagttttatttttgaagacccattttgtgccaataggactcacaccctctggcaatggaacaagctcccatacttgttgtcttctaaactgttggagctcctcttgcatagcttctacccagctgttgtctttcagtgcctcttggtacttgactggctgatggagtgatagaaaacctgcaaaaagacaaatgttttgggactgctttcttgtgagcacccctacattgatgttgccaatgatttgatctggtggatgagatttcaagaagattagctctccttggtatggaataatggcattgagtggtgaaggctgcaaatgtgtatcatctgagctaaccactgctggtgactttgatgacccagcagtggcttcgaaaggtggtggcatagggggtaaaggtgtggacacctgctgactttgatccactgtttgaggacttttgccAGCAGTGTTTaatgaggtggaagcagtggttaaagctactttggtcaacaactgttgaggtagcagtggttgagcttt
This genomic interval carries:
- the LOC110901734 gene encoding uncharacterized protein LOC110901734, whose translation is MGDPSSFTLPCLIGNMSVSHAFADLGASINLMPYKVFTKFDLGESSPTRMSIRLADRSIKYPRGFVENMLVKIDKSMFPVDFVILDMDEDSRVPLILGRPFLNTAQTIVDVAAGQITLRVNDEHVTFDIKRSMQHPQSQDDALYYVDIVGTYVSTHF